TGCGTCAGCAATGTCTGAGCAGAGGAACACAACCGATAACTCACCTCCAGTGAGCAAGAGTGCCCCGCCTACTTTGTAGAGCCTGTGGCTGGCCAATGGAGAGGCACAGATGATGACAAACCCACCAATAATAAGAGTGACCACGCCCACTAGAAGGAAGATGCTCCAGAAGGCCCTGTAGACTGCAGCGTCAGGTGCCTGGTAATCCGTGCTTTGCTCAGAAGCATAAAATGGGAAGAGGTAGGTAGGCACACAGACCTTTTGGTGTGGTTGATTGGCTTtggaaaaaaatgtatgttatattTTTTTAGTTCATTATATTACAGTTCAGGTCCTTCTTGTCATTCATCAATGAATGTATTGTCTGCTACAGTATTTCTATTTCATAAATAGGTGAAAATAACTCTCCTACTTACTGATCCAGAAGTGCCACATcatgttctcctctctcctcccacggAAGGAGCACCTCCAGAAGAAGCCCTGGTGGAAGAATGTCACAGTGTCCTgatcctccatctccccctccccaggTCTGAGGGCCCCAGCCTCCCAGGTCTCTGATGCCCCCCCAGGACCACAGGTCTCcaaggccagcagccagtagtcTGTCCCAAAGGAGAGCATCAGGGACAGGGCCCCCAAGCCCCCGAAGAACCCAGCTAGGAAGAGGAGCACACTCAGCCTCTCAGCAGGAGACATGACACTAGTGAGGCCTATCTGTCTTCAGTCGGTCAGTGAATTGTGAAGATTTGTCAGTCTATCGGTGTGTCTGGTGGTTCAGTCTGTCCATATGTCCGTCTGCCTTTATGCGTCACTGTTTCTCTGTTCGGATGTTTGTCTGTCCTCCAGTATGTCGATTCGTCTATCGGCTTCGTCCCCACCAATAGCAGGACAGGGAAGGAACCAGATAATATCCTACGTACTGTAGCAGATCTATCCACCTTGATTTCCATTAGTTAATCCTCAAATACTTTGTCATAGGGGTGTGTCCAGGGGCAGAGCAAATATAACCGTCCAATGACCATCCCAATAAGAAGTATCGTGTTTGACATGGAGGCTTCTAAACAGGAGCTGGTTATTTATGCTTCATCTATTCCCAGCAACTCCCACTCACCAATCAGATGTTGTGGAGagacctgtgagtgtgtgtgtgtgtgcgtgcgtgcgtgagaggTATAAAAATAATCACTGTCGTCATGCGTGTGACTCTTCCAGGGATACTGTTGCAATGTTTTTACACACATAaaaatagaagtgtgtgtgttgtagtgtaccGTCTGGCACTCAGACCTCTGATGGAACCCTCTATCTGAGTGTACCGTCTGGTACTCAGACCTCTGATGGATCCCTCTATCTGAGTGTACCGTCTGGTACTCAGACCTCTGATGGAACCCTCTATCTGAGTGTACCGTCTGGTACTCAGACCTCTGATGGAACCCTCTATCTGAGTGTACCGTCTGGCACTCAGACCTCTGATGGAACCCTCTATCTGAGTGTACCGTCTGGTACTCAGACCTCTGATGGAACCCTCTATCTGAGTGTACCGTCTGGCACTCAGACCTCTGATGGAACCCTCTATCTGAGTGTACCGTCTGGCACTCAGACCTCTGATGGAACCCTCTATCTGAGTGTACCGTCTGGCACTCAGACCTCTGATGGAACCCTCTATCTGAGTGTACCGTCTGGCACTCAGACCTCTGATGGAACCCTCTATCTGAGTGTACCGTCTGGCACTCAGACCTCTGATGGAACCCTCTATCTGAGTGTACCGTCTGGCACTCAGACCTCTGATGGAACCCTCTATCTGAGTGTACCGTCTGGCACTCAGACCTCTGATGGAACCCTCTATCTGAGTGTACCGTCTGGCACTCAGACCTCTGATGGAACCCTCTATCTGAGTGTACCGTCTGGCACTCAGACCTCTGATGGAACCCTCTATCTGAGTGTACCGTCTGGCACTCAGACCTCTGATGGAACCCTCTATCTGAGTGTACCGTCTGGCACTCAGACCTCTGATGGAACCCTCAATCTGAGTGTACCGTCTGGTACTCAGACCTCTGATGGAACCCTCTATCTGAGTGTACCGTCTGGCACTCAGACCTCTGATGGAACCCTCTATCTGAGTGTACCGTCTGGTACTCAGACCTCTGATGGAACCCTCTATCTGAGTGTACCGTCTGGCACTCAGACCTCTGATGGAACCCTCAATCTGAGTGTACCGTCTGGTACTCAGACCTCTGATGGAACCCTCTATCTGAGTGTACCGTCTGGCACTCAGACCTCTGATGGAACCCTCAATCTGAGTGTACCGTCTGGTACTCAGACCTCTGATGGAACCCTCTATCTGAGTGTACCGTCTGGCACTCAGACCTCTGATGGAACCCTCTATCTGAGTGTACCGTCTGTACTCAGACCTCTGATGGAACCCTCTATCTGAGTGTACCGTCTGGTACTCAGACCTCTGATGGAACCCTCTATCTGAGTGTACCGTCTGGTACTCAGACCTCTGATGGAACCCTCTATCTGAGTGTCGCAGCCACTGCTTTTGTCCCCAAAATTCAACTAAATGAACAGATGTCTAATAAAGCAGGTTTTTTTTCAAAACAGGAAAAAcagccttcgggaagtattcacaccccttgatttattccacattttgttgtgttgcagcctgaattcaaaatggattatatagatattttttctcacacacaataccccataagtaacatgtttttagaagttattttaaatgtattaaaaatgttttacagaAATAACTAATTAACATAAGAgttcacactcctgagtcaatacatgatagaatcacctttggcagcgattacagctttctTTCAGGTTAAGaatctaagagctttgcaaacctggattgtacaatattttgtCTTTTGAAagtattcaagctctgtcaagttggttgtggATTATTGCTACAGATTCATTTGCAAGTtatgtcatagattttcaagacgatttaagtcaaaactgtatataggccactcaggaacgttcaacgtcatcttggtaagcaactccagtgtatatttgtgtttaaggttattgtcctgatgaaaggtgaatttgtctcccagtgtctgttggaaagcagcacacacaggcttcctccttttcactttgtcaattaggttagtattgtggagtaactacaatgttgttgatccatcctcagttttctcctatcacagccattaaactaactgttttaaagtcactattggcctctgagcggtttccttcgtCTATGGCAACTGAGGTAGGAAAGACTCCTggatctttgtagtgactggttgtattgctataccattcaaagtgtaattaataacttcaccaggggcttgtaagtaagcatttcatggtaagttctacacctgttgtattcagtgcaagtgacaaataaaattggatttgatattCAATGActgctttttaaattttttacccatctaccaaaaggttcccttctttgcgaggcgtctgtgtttgaaattcactgctcaactgagggaccttacagataattgtatgtgtcgggtacagagatgaggtagtcattcatgttaaacactattattgcacacagagtgagtacaTGCAacctaattccactttgacaatatTGGTTAttacagtgacacaaaatctcaatataatccattttaaactcaggcaacaaaaacaacagaatGTGAAAAAAGttaagaggtgtgaatactttctgaaggcactgaatatCTTAAATATCCAATATTTGTTCATATTAACATACCCattagacaaaaaaaaaaaatattaatacaAAGATATTTAGAGATGTTTTAATGTGGTTTTATAAATGCCTGCTCTTCCTTCTCCTGGCCTACATTGCCCCAGTCTTCCTCCTCCGGTTCTTTGGTTCTCACGGGGTGGGTTGCCTTAGGAGGGGGTTCTGTGTCGCTGCCTTTGTGATGTCCTGGTGGGACCCAGCCTGGGAGGTGGAAGCAGAAGAGGAGTATCCACAACCTCTTAACCAGGCTCCTGGTCCCTGAGACCAGGGTCATCCTTCTCAGAGAGTCTATGAAGTGATGCAGGGTCTGGAGCTTTCCTGGCTCTGGTGAACTGATGACCCTACCCCAGACGCCAACCTCCAGGCCCACCCTACTCATCGATATAGTCCACCCCAGGGGAGGGGGACTGTTCTCTGGAGAGTAGAGAGGACTTGGCCacattctgagagagagagaaatatttatTTATCAATAAACATCCTCATTCCTTCTATAAATTGTTCATCTTAAAGGAAAAAGTGCACTTTTTTTTTAGCAAATCTGTATTTTGGAAGCAAATGGCATGTTATAGAAGAGTCCAGACAGGTCACTTTCACTACCTGAAAATGTTAGATTAGGATCTGTATTATCTAtttcataattattattattatgtttattGATCAGATGTTATGGATTTGACCATATTTTCCATAACTaccaactgtcacgccctgaacttataaaaatctctctgtctctattttggtttggtcagggtgtgatttgggtgggcattctatgttccttttttctatgttttgtatttctttgttttggcctggtatgtttctcaatcagggacagctgacgatcgttgtctctgattgggaaccatacttaggtagtttTTCTCCACCTAtgctttgtgggtagttattttctgtttagtgttttctgcaccttacaggactgtttcggtttagttaattctctttgttattttgttattagtgttcagtttaaataaaaaagcatgaacacttaccacgctacgCTTTGGTCCGATTATTCCTCCTCTTCAGACGACGACACCCTtaacagaactacccaccaccaacagatcaagcagcgtggtatggagaagcagagggttcaggactcctggacatgggaggaaatattGGACGGAAAGGGACCCTGGAGACAGACGGGAATATTGCCACCCGAAAaaggagctggaggcagctaaagctgAGAGGCGGCGATATGAGGCAAGGCAGCGCAGCAGGCACGAGAGGCAATTTTTTTGTGGGGGGCAcatggggagattggcggagtcaggcggtagacctgagccaactccccgtgcttaccggaagcAGCATGTTATGTGGTAAAGCGCGTGTCTCCAGTGCGCGCTCATAGCCCGGAGCACTATATgccagccccccgcaagtgccatgcgagagtgggcatccagtgccggctctgcgcactgtgtctccggtgcgctGGGAATGCTTAGTTCGTCCTATGCCTGCACTCCGCCCGTGCCGGGCTAAAGTGGACATTGAACCAAGTGGAGAGATGCGAGTGgtaagcaccagatctccagtgctcccccacagcccggttcgacctgtgcctgcactctggaggggctgggctaaagtgggcattcagcctggaggagtggtgccaaggctgcgcaccagagctccagtgctcccccacattCCGgttcatccggtgcctcctctaCGCACCATGCCTCCTATAGGTCTCCCCactctggagggaggagacagcctggtgcgtggggctgccacagggcccaccaggctgtctcctccctccagagtTGTCCTCCAGGCTGGACCCTCCAGCGACGCCCTcaagtccagagcctccagtgtCGCCCTccagtccaagatggacaaagggagcattgttggggctgtgtttctgaacctaaggaaggcttttgatactgttaaccatgagattctcatcacaaaactgtcaacttttcccccgatgccttgagatggatgaaatcataccttgaaggcagaactcagtgtgtcagagtgagcaatgagctgtcgcccactcttagctatgatgtgggcgtgccccaagggtcaatactggggcccctcctgttcagcctgtacatgaattatctgccttctgtctgtactgggtctgaagttcaaatgtatgcagatgatacagtgatatatgtgcatgcgaagagaaaacaacaagctgcacaataactcactactgtaatggtccaaatgtttgcatgttcttcacaaagagggcaacagatgctactgaaccaggtctatgtgtcaggggtgaagctccaggtggtatcggattttaagtaccttggcatcctACTTGATTCCAATATCTCTTTTAAAAAAtcatgtgaaaaaggtcattcagataaccaaattcaacctagctaatttccgatttatacgaaattgtttgactacagaggtatcAAAACTGTATttaaaatctatgatactcccccacttaacatactgcttgactagttgggcataagcttgctgtacaacattaaaacctattcagtctgtctacttGATAGGAAGCctaatagccatcatcactgttacatcctcagaaagcatgagctcctgagttgggaaaatcttgtgcaatacacca
The genomic region above belongs to Oncorhynchus kisutch isolate 150728-3 linkage group LG16, Okis_V2, whole genome shotgun sequence and contains:
- the LOC109882099 gene encoding transmembrane protein 182 — protein: MSPAERLSVLLFLAGFFGGLGALSLMLSFGTDYWLLALETCGPGGASETWEAGALRPGEGEMEDQDTVTFFHQGFFWRCSFRGRREENMMWHFWITNQPHQKVCVPTYLFPFYASEQSTDYQAPDAAVYRAFWSIFLLVGVVTLIIGGFVIICASPLASHRLYKVGGALLLTGGLCLLVVIMMYVVWTQVLDTLEDYAARQQHSSQCPTVYHLSVQYGLSFLFAPVSVFFSLLAALLFILIGRTVRRCHHKVPM